Proteins encoded by one window of Misgurnus anguillicaudatus chromosome 4, ASM2758022v2, whole genome shotgun sequence:
- the bsk146 gene encoding serine/threonine-protein kinase SBK1: MSSSPVVSRVSVDILEELQLFAAKNLEKVEVNKYYEVIRELGKGTYGKVDLVIHKIRGNRMALKFLKKKTTKLKSFLREYSISLYLSPCPYIINMFGIAFETEEYYVFAQEYAPSGDLFDIIPPQVGLPEPVAKRCVHQVAIALDYLHSKKLVHRDIKPENILIFDKECRKVKLSDFGMTRRAGSPVKRVSGTIPYTAPELCDTSKHEGFCVDYSTDVWAFGVLLFCMLTGNFPWEKAMPSDTFYEEFVRWQRRRTGTVPSQWRRFTDEALRMFRKLLSLEQERRCSVKDVLAHFGHRWMLDTQGGGSHHQAALNSSSEEEELLVDRMKQQTLSPATKSNAAEPGTAPAHHFTSVSTNSSVSSTNSYERSARDSPPSSRILVTTPIEICV; this comes from the exons ATGAGCTCCTCTCCCGTCGTCTCGCGCGTGTCTGTCGACATCTTGGAGGAACTGCAGCTCTTTGCCGCTAAAAACCTGGAGAAAGTCGAGGTCAACAAGTACTATGAAGTCATACGGGAGCTTGGCAAGGGCACCTATGGGAAGGTGGACCTTGTCATCCACAAGATCAGAG GCAACAGAATGGCTCTGAAATTTCTAAAGAAGAAAACCACCAAGCTGAAGAGTTTCTTAAGAGAATACAGCATCTCGCTTTATCTGTCTCCATGTCCCTATATTATCAACATGTTTGGCATTGCATTTGAAACAGAGGAGTACTATGTATTTGCACAGGAGTATGCACCATCTGGTGACCTATTTGACATCATTCCTCCACAG gtCGGACTTCCTGAACCAGTAGCTAAGCGTTGTGTCCATCAGGTGGCCATTGCTTTGGACTATCTTCATTCGAAAAAGCTGGTGCACAGAGACATCAAGCCCGAGAACATCTTGATCTTTGATAAGGAGTGCCGCAAGGTCAAGCTCTCAGACTTTGGCATGACGAGGCGAGCCGGCTCACCCGTGAAACGCGTGAGCGGAACGATTCCCTACACGGCCCCGGAGCTCTGCGACACGTCCAAGCACGAGGGCTTCTGCGTAGATTACAGCACTGACGTTTGGGCCTTTGGAGTTCTGCTCTTCTGCATGCTGACCGGAAACTTCCCCTGGGAGAAGGCCATGCCCTCCGACACCTTCTATGAGGAGTTCGTGCGCTGGCAGAGGAGGAGGACGGGTACGGTACCGTCACAATGGCGCCGCTTCACGGACGAAGCCTTGCGAATGTTCCGAAAGCTTTTGTCTCTGGAGCAGGAAAGGCGCTGTTCGGTCAAAGACGTGTTGGCTCATTTTGGGCACCGTTGGATGCTGGACACGCAGGGCGGAGGGAGCCACCACCAGGCTGCGCTGAACTCTTCGTCTGAGGAAGAGGAGCTGCTTGTGGACCGTATGAAACAGCAGACGTTGTCTCCGGCGACCAAGAGCAATGCGGCGGAGCCCGGGACGGCCCCGGCTCATCACTTCACCTCCGTGTCTACAAACAGCTCCGTGTCTTCCACCAATAGCTACGAGCGTTCGGCCAGAGACAGCCCTCCAAGTAGCCGCATACTGGTCACCACTCCTATAGAGATCTGCGTGTAG